One genomic region from Pseudoduganella lutea encodes:
- a CDS encoding response regulator, translating to MAADKTTVLIVEDEPAIVELVTFSLRESGWNVSSVQSTQEAWDFIHERKPQLILLDWMLPDQTGLRLLARIRGDRHFADIPIIMLTAKSMEEDKLAGLNNGADDYITKPFSPRELLARSRALLRRKSPEHADAAMRAGPITLDPISCTVSLGQAKIDIGHAEYKLLKFFLAHPERVFSRSQLLDKVWGDHVVIEERTVDVHVLRLRKALKEAEHLIKTVRSVGYMLSEKT from the coding sequence ATGGCAGCGGATAAAACGACAGTACTGATTGTTGAAGATGAACCGGCGATTGTCGAACTGGTCACGTTCTCGCTGCGCGAGTCGGGCTGGAACGTCAGTTCGGTGCAGAGCACGCAGGAAGCGTGGGACTTCATTCACGAGCGCAAGCCACAGCTGATCCTGCTGGACTGGATGCTGCCGGACCAGACGGGCCTGCGCCTGCTGGCCCGCATCCGCGGCGACCGCCATTTCGCCGACATCCCGATCATCATGCTGACGGCGAAGAGCATGGAAGAAGACAAGCTGGCGGGCTTGAACAACGGCGCGGACGACTACATCACCAAGCCGTTTTCGCCGCGCGAACTGCTGGCCCGCTCGCGTGCGCTGCTGCGCCGCAAGAGCCCGGAGCACGCCGATGCCGCCATGCGCGCCGGCCCGATCACGCTCGACCCGATCAGCTGCACCGTGTCGCTGGGCCAGGCCAAGATCGATATCGGCCACGCCGAATACAAGCTGCTGAAATTCTTCCTGGCCCATCCGGAACGCGTGTTCTCGCGCAGCCAGCTGCTCGACAAGGTGTGGGGCGACCACGTGGTCATCGAGGAACGCACGGTGGACGTGCACGTGCTGCGCCTGCGCAAGGCGCTGAAGGAAGCGGAGCACTTGATCAAGACAGTGCGCAGCGTCGGCTACATGCTGTCTGAAAAAACATGA
- the pstA gene encoding phosphate ABC transporter permease PstA, which translates to MNPVYRKRLWTHRIGIAMSVAAMSVGVIVLLWILATLLINGFAALTPALFTETTPAPGSDGGGLLNAIVGSLLMVGLSTLVSTPIGILAGIYLAEYGEENKVAAITRFVTDVMLSAPSIVIGLFVYALYVANVNHFSGYAGSIALTLIAVPVVVRTTDNMLRLVPNSLLEAAFALGAPRWKVAMTVRLRAVKAGVVTGVLLAVARVAGETAPLLFTALSNQFFNADMNKPMANLPYVIYQFAMSPYDNWRDLAWGGALLVTFSVLALNILSRTVFTQKIPN; encoded by the coding sequence ATGAACCCCGTCTACCGCAAGCGCCTGTGGACGCACCGGATCGGCATCGCCATGTCGGTGGCGGCCATGTCGGTCGGCGTCATCGTACTGCTGTGGATCCTGGCCACGCTGCTCATCAACGGCTTCGCCGCGCTGACGCCGGCGCTGTTCACGGAAACCACGCCGGCACCCGGCAGCGATGGCGGCGGCCTGCTCAATGCGATCGTCGGCAGCCTGCTGATGGTGGGCCTGTCGACGCTGGTGTCCACGCCGATCGGCATCCTGGCCGGCATCTACCTGGCCGAGTACGGCGAGGAAAACAAGGTGGCTGCGATCACCCGTTTCGTCACCGACGTCATGCTGTCCGCGCCGTCGATCGTCATCGGCCTGTTCGTCTACGCGCTGTACGTGGCCAACGTGAACCACTTCTCCGGCTATGCCGGCTCGATCGCGCTGACGCTGATCGCCGTGCCGGTGGTCGTTCGCACCACGGACAACATGCTGCGCCTCGTGCCCAACAGCCTGCTGGAAGCCGCGTTCGCGCTGGGCGCGCCGCGCTGGAAGGTGGCCATGACGGTGCGCCTGCGTGCCGTGAAGGCCGGTGTCGTGACGGGCGTGCTGCTGGCCGTGGCCCGCGTGGCCGGCGAAACGGCGCCGCTGCTGTTCACCGCGCTGTCGAACCAGTTCTTCAATGCCGACATGAACAAGCCGATGGCCAACCTGCCGTATGTGATCTACCAATTCGCCATGAGCCCGTATGACAACTGGCGCGATCTGGCCTGGGGTGGCGCACTGCTGGTCACGTTCAGCGTGCTGGCCCTGAACATCCTGTCGCGCACCGTCTTCACGCAAAAGATCCCGAATTGA
- the ppk1 gene encoding polyphosphate kinase 1 translates to MKPEIRAEVTRHTQFLDRELSQLAFNRRVMAQAEDASIPVLERLRYLCITSSNLDEFFEVRVASLLAAATVDGKLSEHPALTANLNRVSSECHALVTRQYDILNTQILPLLKEHGVHLLRNNERNDAQRAWLKDYFEREVRPLLTPIGLDPAHPFPQVINKSLNFIVALSGKDAFGRGTAIAIIKAPRVLPRVIKLPDELSDKPGTCFCLLSSIIHAHISDLFSGREVMAYSQFRVTRDSDLWVDEDEVKNLRQALKGELQGRQFGRSVRLEVAKNCPPELSQFLLDQFDLDRSRLYQVDGPVNMVRLNEMIEHTKMPELRFTPFLPGVHPTGNDIFASLRKQDILLHHPYQSFQTVIDFIRQAATDPCVVAIKQTVYRTGMNSDLMEALILAARLGKEVTVIVELMARFDEEANINWADKLEQAGAQVVYGVVGLKTHAKMALVIRREGSADNTELRYYAHLGTGNYHPTTTKFYTDFGLLTCESSLARDVNEVFMHLTSLAKPHKLNHLWLAPFALQSEIIKAIRNEAKIAKAGKPGRIIVKVNAMVDESVIRALYAASQDGVKIDLIVRGACTLRPGVPGLSENIKVRSIIGRFLEHTRIYYFRNDLAHDVYLASADWMSRNLFRRIEVAFPVLDRALKRRVMAEGLNPYLKDNTNAWELESDGHYQRRKPRGKQQPFSAQQYLMKTLGTAAE, encoded by the coding sequence ATGAAACCCGAGATCCGCGCGGAAGTAACGCGTCACACCCAGTTTTTAGATCGTGAACTCTCTCAGCTTGCTTTCAATCGCCGCGTCATGGCGCAGGCCGAGGATGCGTCGATTCCCGTGCTGGAGCGGCTCCGTTATCTCTGTATTACGTCGAGCAACCTGGATGAGTTCTTTGAAGTGCGTGTCGCCAGCCTGCTGGCCGCCGCCACCGTCGACGGCAAGCTGTCCGAACACCCTGCCCTGACGGCCAACCTGAACCGTGTTTCGTCGGAGTGCCACGCGCTGGTGACCCGGCAATATGACATCCTGAACACCCAGATCCTGCCGCTGCTGAAGGAGCATGGCGTGCATCTGCTGCGCAATAACGAGCGCAATGACGCGCAGCGCGCTTGGCTCAAGGATTATTTCGAACGCGAAGTGCGCCCGCTGCTGACGCCGATCGGCCTCGACCCGGCACACCCGTTCCCGCAAGTCATCAACAAGAGCCTGAACTTCATCGTGGCGCTGTCCGGCAAGGATGCCTTCGGCCGCGGCACGGCGATCGCCATCATCAAGGCGCCGCGCGTGCTGCCGCGCGTGATCAAGCTGCCGGACGAGCTGTCGGACAAGCCCGGCACCTGCTTCTGCCTGCTGTCGTCGATCATCCACGCGCATATTTCCGACCTGTTCTCGGGCCGCGAAGTGATGGCCTATTCGCAGTTCCGCGTCACGCGCGATTCCGACCTGTGGGTGGACGAGGATGAAGTGAAAAACCTGCGCCAGGCATTGAAGGGCGAACTGCAGGGTCGCCAGTTCGGCCGCTCGGTGCGCCTCGAAGTGGCGAAGAACTGCCCACCGGAACTGTCGCAATTCCTGCTCGACCAGTTCGACCTGGACCGCTCCCGCCTGTACCAGGTCGATGGCCCCGTCAACATGGTGCGCCTGAACGAAATGATCGAGCACACGAAGATGCCCGAACTGCGCTTCACGCCGTTCTTGCCGGGCGTGCATCCGACCGGCAACGACATCTTTGCCTCGTTGCGCAAGCAGGATATCCTGCTGCACCATCCCTACCAGTCGTTCCAGACCGTCATCGACTTCATCCGCCAGGCGGCAACCGACCCGTGCGTGGTCGCGATCAAGCAGACCGTCTACCGCACCGGCATGAACTCGGACCTGATGGAAGCCCTGATCCTCGCCGCGCGCCTGGGCAAGGAAGTCACGGTGATCGTGGAACTGATGGCGCGCTTCGACGAGGAAGCCAACATCAACTGGGCCGACAAGCTGGAGCAGGCCGGCGCGCAGGTCGTCTATGGCGTCGTGGGCCTGAAGACGCACGCAAAGATGGCGCTCGTGATCCGGCGCGAAGGCAGCGCGGACAACACCGAGCTGCGCTACTACGCGCACCTGGGTACCGGCAACTACCACCCGACCACGACGAAGTTCTACACCGACTTCGGCCTGCTCACGTGCGAGTCGAGCCTGGCCCGCGACGTCAATGAAGTGTTCATGCACCTGACCAGCCTGGCCAAGCCGCACAAGCTGAACCACCTGTGGCTGGCGCCGTTCGCGCTGCAGAGCGAGATCATCAAGGCGATCCGCAACGAGGCCAAGATCGCCAAGGCCGGCAAGCCGGGCCGCATCATCGTCAAGGTGAATGCGATGGTCGACGAATCGGTGATCCGCGCCCTGTACGCGGCCTCGCAGGATGGCGTGAAGATCGACCTGATCGTGCGCGGCGCCTGCACGTTGCGCCCGGGCGTGCCGGGGCTGTCGGAAAACATCAAGGTGCGCTCGATCATCGGCCGCTTCCTCGAGCACACGCGCATCTATTACTTCCGCAACGACCTCGCACACGACGTTTATCTTGCCAGCGCCGACTGGATGAGCCGCAACCTCTTCCGGCGTATCGAGGTAGCGTTCCCAGTGCTCGACCGCGCGCTGAAACGGCGCGTGATGGCCGAAGGCCTGAACCCCTACCTGAAGGATAATACGAACGCCTGGGAGCTCGAGTCCGATGGGCATTACCAGCGCCGCAAGCCGCGTGGCAAGCAGCAGCCTTTCAGCGCCCAGCAATACCTGATGAAGACGCTCGGCACCGCGGCCGAGTAA
- the phoR gene encoding phosphate regulon sensor histidine kinase PhoR, protein MNPRFVFWVPVAIQMVAGAFGIGLLWWWFGMVTALSVAVASLGAMVLVQLHYLYQLSGWLDEPNSAKLPDGWGEWTPVFSRLYRLRRDDEKNQAELTEWLARFRQAMHLLPDGVVIMDDVLFLEWCNPAAEEHLGLRHDRDKGMRVTNLVRSPDFMDYLILGRYDQPLVLSFRGRKLITHIIPFENRRQILVTHDVTESERTDMMRRDFVANASHELRTPLTVVLGFLEIAAAEQLDEGTRQAHLKLMMDQAYRMQHLIEDMLTLSRLESIDHPVRAEHVHIDQLLEKVRRDALALSAGKHEIVLDVNGSDVMGGVEELYSAFGNLAANAVRYTPAGGTVSMKWEDTATGVRFTVRDTGIGISPEHISRLTERFYRVDKSRSRETQGTGLGLAIVKHVLLRHNGTLSISSEPGKGSTFTVNLPKTLAAAPQPAAALAAN, encoded by the coding sequence ATGAATCCACGGTTCGTGTTCTGGGTACCGGTCGCCATCCAGATGGTCGCCGGCGCGTTCGGCATCGGCCTGTTGTGGTGGTGGTTCGGCATGGTGACGGCGCTGTCGGTGGCGGTAGCATCGCTGGGTGCGATGGTGCTGGTGCAGCTGCACTACCTGTACCAGCTGTCCGGCTGGCTCGACGAACCGAACAGCGCCAAGCTGCCCGATGGCTGGGGCGAATGGACGCCGGTGTTTTCCCGGCTGTACCGCCTGCGCCGCGACGACGAGAAAAACCAGGCCGAACTGACCGAATGGCTGGCCCGTTTCCGCCAGGCGATGCACCTGCTGCCCGACGGCGTGGTGATCATGGACGACGTGCTGTTCCTTGAATGGTGCAATCCGGCCGCCGAGGAACACCTGGGCCTGCGGCATGACCGTGACAAGGGCATGCGTGTGACGAACCTGGTGCGCAGCCCGGATTTCATGGATTACCTGATCCTGGGCCGTTATGACCAGCCGCTGGTGCTGTCCTTCCGTGGCCGCAAGCTGATCACGCACATCATTCCGTTTGAAAACCGGCGCCAGATCCTGGTCACGCACGATGTCACGGAAAGCGAGCGCACCGACATGATGCGCCGCGACTTCGTGGCCAATGCCTCGCACGAATTGCGCACACCGCTGACGGTGGTGCTGGGGTTCCTGGAGATTGCCGCGGCCGAACAGCTCGACGAGGGCACGCGCCAGGCCCACTTGAAGCTGATGATGGACCAGGCTTACCGGATGCAGCACCTGATCGAGGACATGCTGACGCTGTCGCGCCTGGAATCGATCGACCACCCGGTGCGTGCCGAGCACGTGCATATCGACCAGTTGCTGGAAAAGGTGCGGCGCGATGCACTGGCATTGTCCGCCGGCAAGCACGAGATCGTCCTCGACGTGAACGGCAGCGACGTGATGGGTGGCGTGGAAGAGCTGTACAGCGCGTTCGGCAACCTGGCCGCCAATGCCGTGCGCTACACGCCCGCGGGCGGCACCGTGTCCATGAAGTGGGAAGACACGGCCACCGGCGTGCGCTTCACGGTGCGCGATACCGGCATCGGCATCAGCCCCGAGCACATTTCGCGGCTGACCGAACGTTTCTACCGGGTCGACAAGAGCCGTTCCAGGGAAACGCAGGGAACGGGCCTGGGCCTGGCGATCGTCAAGCACGTGTTGCTGCGCCACAACGGCACGCTCTCGATCAGTTCGGAGCCCGGCAAGGGCAGCACGTTCACCGTCAACCTGCCGAAGACGCTGGCGGCCGCGCCACAGCCAGCCGCCGCGCTCGCCGCGAACTGA
- the pstC gene encoding phosphate ABC transporter permease subunit PstC, with amino-acid sequence MQSVMRRQRIQDWIFHKVTMTFALSVLFVLIGIIISLAMGAWPALKEFGPGFVTRVEWDPINDQYGALIAIVGTLSTAGIALLIAFPVSFGIALFLTEICPVWLKRPLGTAIELLAGVPSIIYGMWGLFVFVPLFGDYVQPFLKATLGQVPFIGVLFSGPTMGIGILTAALILAIMIIPFISSVMRDVFEIVPAVLKESAYGLGCTRWEVVRKIVLPYTKTGVVGGVMLGLGRALGETMAVTFVIGNANKLSASLFAPGNSIASTLANEFGEAATPLHVSSLFSLALILFVITFIVLTAAKLMLAGMSRKEGVK; translated from the coding sequence ATGCAATCCGTGATGCGCCGGCAGCGGATCCAGGACTGGATCTTCCACAAGGTGACGATGACGTTCGCCCTGTCCGTGCTGTTTGTCCTGATCGGCATCATCATCTCGCTGGCGATGGGTGCGTGGCCGGCGCTGAAGGAATTCGGCCCCGGCTTCGTCACGCGCGTCGAGTGGGACCCGATCAACGACCAGTATGGCGCCCTGATCGCCATCGTCGGCACGCTGTCCACGGCCGGCATCGCCTTGCTGATCGCGTTCCCCGTCAGCTTCGGCATCGCGCTGTTCCTGACCGAGATCTGCCCCGTGTGGCTGAAGCGTCCGCTGGGCACCGCGATCGAGCTGCTGGCCGGCGTGCCATCGATCATCTACGGCATGTGGGGCCTGTTCGTGTTCGTGCCGCTGTTCGGCGACTACGTGCAGCCGTTCCTGAAAGCCACGCTGGGCCAGGTCCCGTTCATCGGCGTGCTGTTCAGTGGGCCGACGATGGGCATCGGCATCCTGACCGCCGCGCTGATCCTGGCCATCATGATCATTCCCTTCATCTCTTCCGTCATGCGCGACGTGTTCGAGATCGTGCCGGCCGTGCTGAAGGAATCCGCGTACGGCCTGGGCTGCACGCGCTGGGAAGTGGTGCGCAAGATCGTGCTGCCGTACACCAAGACGGGCGTCGTGGGCGGCGTGATGCTGGGGCTGGGCCGCGCGCTCGGCGAAACGATGGCCGTCACGTTCGTGATCGGTAACGCCAACAAGCTGTCCGCCTCGCTGTTCGCACCGGGCAACTCGATTGCCTCCACGCTGGCCAACGAATTCGGCGAAGCCGCCACGCCGCTGCATGTGTCGTCGCTGTTCTCGCTGGCGCTGATCCTGTTCGTGATCACGTTCATCGTCCTGACCGCCGCCAAGCTGATGCTGGCAGGCATGTCCCGTAAAGAAGGTGTCAAATAA
- the pstS gene encoding phosphate ABC transporter substrate-binding protein PstS codes for MRMKQLMASLIVGASAAVAFTTAAAADMTGAGATFPYPIYAKWAEQYKASTGNGLNYASVGSGAGIKQIKAKTVDFGASDMPLKAEDLDASGLMQFPAIMGGVVTVVNLPGIAPGQLKLTGQVVGDIFLGKITKWNDPAIATLNAGVALPAEDITVVHRADSSGTSFLFTDFLSKTNPEFKSTVGANSAVKWPTGVGGKGNEGVAANVQRIKGAIGYVEWAYAKKSKMQHTQLRNKDGVFLQPDDENFKAAAANAEWTKTPGFGVVLTDQAGKQSWPITGVSFILLYKQQADAAKGKEVVKFFDWAFANGDKAAVELDYVPLPDTVVKQVQAAWKANLKDASGKALY; via the coding sequence ATGCGTATGAAACAGTTGATGGCCTCCCTCATCGTAGGCGCTTCCGCAGCAGTGGCCTTCACTACCGCCGCCGCAGCGGACATGACCGGCGCTGGTGCTACCTTCCCGTACCCCATCTATGCCAAGTGGGCCGAGCAGTACAAGGCTTCCACCGGCAACGGCCTGAACTATGCATCCGTGGGCTCCGGCGCAGGTATCAAGCAAATCAAGGCGAAGACCGTCGATTTCGGCGCTTCCGACATGCCGCTGAAAGCGGAAGACCTGGATGCGTCGGGCCTGATGCAATTCCCTGCCATCATGGGCGGCGTGGTGACCGTGGTGAACCTGCCCGGCATCGCTCCGGGCCAGTTGAAGCTGACCGGCCAGGTCGTCGGCGACATCTTCCTGGGCAAGATCACCAAGTGGAACGATCCGGCGATCGCCACGCTGAACGCGGGCGTTGCCCTGCCGGCGGAAGACATCACCGTCGTGCACCGTGCCGACAGCTCGGGCACCTCGTTCCTGTTCACGGACTTCCTGTCCAAGACCAATCCGGAATTCAAGTCGACCGTGGGCGCCAACAGCGCCGTGAAATGGCCGACTGGCGTGGGCGGCAAGGGTAACGAAGGCGTGGCCGCCAACGTGCAGCGCATCAAGGGCGCCATCGGCTACGTCGAGTGGGCGTATGCGAAGAAGAGCAAGATGCAGCACACGCAGCTGCGCAACAAGGATGGCGTGTTCCTGCAGCCGGACGACGAGAACTTCAAGGCCGCCGCCGCCAATGCCGAGTGGACCAAGACCCCGGGCTTCGGCGTGGTGCTGACCGACCAGGCCGGCAAGCAGTCGTGGCCGATCACCGGCGTGTCGTTCATCCTGCTGTACAAGCAGCAGGCCGATGCGGCCAAGGGCAAGGAAGTCGTCAAGTTCTTCGACTGGGCCTTCGCCAACGGCGACAAGGCCGCCGTGGAACTGGACTACGTGCCGCTGCCCGACACCGTGGTCAAGCAAGTCCAGGCCGCCTGGAAGGCAAACCTGAAGGATGCTTCCGGCAAGGCGCTGTACTGA
- the sixA gene encoding phosphohistidine phosphatase SixA, whose product MDLILWRHAEAEPGHEGLPDLERALTPKGVKQARRMGKWLDSQLPENCRILASPAVRTVQTAEGLGRKYKTHAELVPGAAPEAILQAANWPAANQTVVIVGHQPTLGQVAALLLTGEPLDFEMKKAAAWWFVQRDAEDPASLYLKAVMAADLVVK is encoded by the coding sequence ATGGACCTGATCCTGTGGCGCCATGCCGAGGCGGAACCGGGCCACGAAGGCTTGCCGGACCTGGAGCGCGCGCTGACGCCGAAAGGCGTGAAACAGGCCCGGCGCATGGGCAAGTGGCTCGATTCGCAACTGCCGGAAAACTGCCGTATCCTCGCCAGCCCGGCCGTGCGCACGGTGCAGACGGCCGAGGGCCTGGGCCGCAAATACAAGACCCACGCCGAACTGGTGCCCGGCGCGGCCCCGGAAGCGATCCTGCAGGCGGCCAACTGGCCGGCCGCCAATCAAACCGTGGTGATCGTGGGCCACCAGCCGACGCTGGGCCAGGTGGCCGCGTTGCTGCTGACGGGCGAACCGCTTGATTTCGAGATGAAAAAGGCGGCCGCCTGGTGGTTCGTGCAGCGCGATGCGGAAGACCCCGCCAGCCTTTACCTGAAGGCGGTGATGGCAGCCGACCTGGTCGTCAAATAA
- the fliD gene encoding flagellar filament capping protein FliD, with protein MVINTSTLASLYGTNSIATLYGNGNLSGMLGGTQVTGSTTLSASVAARVQQALAGQRGNIDLLNASLASTQTRLSGLGQLQSALDTFEALAESLAGAGLSTSASVSTGGVLTASTSAGAKPGKYAVDVQQLAQGQVLNSGVQPAAGAAIGTGLGATVRLEWGTLGAEGFQPTGGTAQTITIDSSNNTLEGIAAALQEAGVSATVVRSNGGYALQVNGESGATQTLSISVSGDAALKAAIGFDPENPAAAGMTQAQVAQDAIVSIAGKEYRSSTNTVTGAIAGVTLNLAGKGETRLAITQDSSQIATNVAAFVKGYNALADKLAVLQEGALSGDNALSRVSMQLNAVMRIGGAGASAQALADVGLSRDADGKLVLNEIKLKAAIADDPDAVSRLFTNEGTGLADRIDERLGTLTAENGLIRRAQERTTHDLGRLNDQHAMMAQTLTIQAQALAQMYTMQEQMGGSGMLLNWWG; from the coding sequence ATGGTCATCAACACCAGCACCCTCGCTTCACTGTACGGGACGAATTCGATTGCCACGCTGTACGGCAACGGCAATCTGAGCGGCATGCTCGGCGGTACGCAGGTCACGGGCAGCACCACGCTGTCGGCCTCGGTCGCGGCCCGCGTGCAGCAGGCCCTCGCGGGCCAGCGCGGCAATATCGACCTGTTGAACGCCAGCCTGGCAAGCACGCAGACCCGCCTGTCCGGCCTGGGCCAGTTGCAAAGCGCGCTCGACACCTTCGAGGCGCTGGCGGAAAGCCTGGCCGGTGCGGGGCTGTCGACATCGGCATCGGTGTCGACGGGGGGCGTGCTCACGGCCTCCACGAGCGCCGGCGCGAAGCCCGGCAAGTACGCGGTCGACGTGCAGCAGCTGGCGCAGGGGCAGGTACTCAACAGTGGCGTGCAGCCGGCAGCCGGCGCCGCGATCGGCACGGGCCTGGGCGCCACCGTCCGGCTGGAATGGGGCACGCTGGGCGCGGAGGGGTTCCAGCCCACGGGCGGCACGGCGCAGACCATCACGATCGACAGCAGCAACAATACGCTGGAGGGCATTGCCGCCGCATTGCAGGAGGCCGGCGTGAGCGCCACCGTGGTGCGCTCGAATGGCGGCTACGCGCTGCAGGTCAACGGCGAGTCGGGGGCCACGCAAACGCTGTCGATCAGCGTCAGCGGTGACGCGGCGCTGAAGGCTGCGATCGGTTTCGACCCGGAAAACCCGGCCGCCGCCGGCATGACGCAGGCACAGGTGGCGCAGGATGCGATCGTTTCCATCGCCGGCAAGGAGTACCGGAGCAGCACGAACACGGTGACCGGCGCAATCGCGGGTGTGACATTGAACCTGGCCGGCAAGGGCGAGACACGGCTGGCGATCACGCAGGACAGCAGCCAGATCGCCACCAATGTCGCCGCTTTCGTCAAGGGCTACAACGCCCTGGCCGACAAGCTGGCGGTGCTGCAGGAAGGCGCGCTGAGCGGCGATAACGCGCTGTCGAGAGTGTCCATGCAATTGAATGCGGTGATGCGGATCGGCGGCGCCGGCGCCTCGGCGCAGGCGCTGGCGGACGTGGGGCTGTCGCGCGATGCCGACGGCAAATTGGTGCTGAACGAGATCAAGCTGAAGGCGGCCATCGCCGACGATCCCGATGCCGTGAGTCGGCTGTTCACCAACGAAGGCACGGGCCTGGCCGACCGCATCGACGAGCGTCTCGGGACGCTGACGGCCGAGAATGGCCTCATCCGCCGCGCCCAGGAACGCACCACGCACGACCTCGGCAGGCTGAACGACCAGCATGCGATGATGGCGCAAACGCTGACCATCCAGGCGCAGGCGCTGGCGCAGATGTACACGATGCAGGAGCAGATGGGCGGCTCGGGAATGCTGCTGAACTGGTGGGGATGA
- the pstB gene encoding phosphate ABC transporter ATP-binding protein PstB, protein MNAQVNAPAKAAAKIIEIKNLNFFYGKTRSLHNVNLDIHERQVTAFIGPSGCGKSTLLRTLNRMYDLYPGQRAEGTIAYRGTNILEGTQDVNMLRAKVGMVFQKPTPFPMSIYDNIAFGVRLYENLSKGEMDERVEWALKKAALWTEVKDKLGKSGLSLSGGQQQRLCIARGVAVKPDVLLLDEPTSALDPISTSKVEELISELKQDYTIAIVTHNMQQAARCSDYTAYMYLGELVEFGETDQIFMNPARKETQDYITGRFG, encoded by the coding sequence ATGAACGCGCAAGTGAATGCACCCGCGAAGGCCGCAGCGAAGATCATCGAGATCAAGAACCTCAACTTTTTCTATGGCAAGACGCGCAGCCTGCACAACGTCAACCTGGACATCCATGAGCGCCAGGTGACGGCCTTCATCGGCCCGTCCGGTTGCGGCAAGTCCACGCTGCTGCGCACGCTGAACCGCATGTACGACCTGTATCCGGGCCAGCGCGCCGAAGGCACGATCGCCTACCGCGGCACCAATATCCTCGAAGGCACGCAGGACGTGAACATGCTGCGCGCCAAGGTCGGCATGGTGTTCCAGAAGCCCACGCCGTTCCCGATGTCCATCTACGACAACATCGCCTTCGGCGTGCGCCTGTATGAAAACCTGTCGAAAGGCGAAATGGACGAGCGCGTGGAATGGGCACTGAAGAAGGCCGCGCTGTGGACCGAGGTGAAGGACAAGCTGGGCAAGAGCGGCCTGTCGCTGTCCGGCGGGCAGCAGCAGCGCCTGTGCATCGCCCGTGGCGTGGCCGTCAAGCCCGACGTGCTGCTGCTCGACGAGCCGACGTCGGCGCTGGACCCGATCTCCACGTCGAAAGTGGAAGAGCTGATCAGCGAACTGAAGCAGGATTACACGATCGCCATCGTGACCCACAACATGCAGCAGGCTGCCCGCTGCTCCGACTACACCGCCTACATGTACCTGGGCGAACTGGTCGAGTTCGGCGAAACGGACCAGATCTTCATGAATCCGGCCCGCAAGGAAACCCAGGATTACATCACCGGTCGCTTCGGCTGA
- the phoU gene encoding phosphate signaling complex protein PhoU yields the protein MIGEHSSKAYDHDLEAIRSKVLLMGGMVETQFLDAMTCFRIGNQERAERVIREDDAVNQLEVQLDDQCSHLIVRRQPAANDLRTIMATIKVITDLERIGDEAAKIARTAKSLHSRGAVTVNHYEMVRNIATATSDMLHDALDAFARNDHTQALALIAQDAIIDHEFRTIMRNLITFMMEDPRTISAALDTMWVAKAIERIGDHAKNIAEYVIYVVEGIDIRHSRAVAAGEGIKED from the coding sequence ATGATTGGCGAACATTCCTCCAAGGCGTACGACCACGACCTCGAAGCGATCCGCTCGAAGGTGCTGCTGATGGGCGGCATGGTCGAAACGCAATTCCTCGATGCGATGACGTGCTTTCGCATCGGCAACCAGGAGCGCGCCGAACGCGTGATCCGCGAAGACGATGCCGTGAACCAGCTCGAAGTGCAGCTGGACGACCAGTGCAGCCACCTGATCGTGCGCCGCCAGCCGGCGGCCAACGACCTGCGCACGATCATGGCCACCATCAAGGTGATCACCGACCTGGAACGCATCGGGGACGAAGCCGCGAAGATCGCGCGCACGGCGAAGAGCCTGCACAGCCGCGGCGCCGTCACCGTGAACCACTACGAGATGGTGCGCAACATCGCCACGGCCACCAGCGACATGCTGCACGACGCGCTGGATGCCTTTGCCCGCAACGACCACACCCAGGCGCTGGCGCTGATCGCGCAGGATGCGATCATCGACCATGAGTTCCGCACGATCATGCGCAACCTGATTACGTTCATGATGGAAGATCCGCGTACAATTTCGGCAGCGCTCGATACGATGTGGGTCGCCAAGGCGATCGAGCGCATCGGCGACCATGCGAAGAACATTGCCGAATACGTGATCTACGTGGTGGAAGGCATCGATATCCGCCATAGCCGCGCCGTGGCGGCGGGCGAGGGAATCAAGGAAGACTGA